From the Excalfactoria chinensis isolate bCotChi1 chromosome 1, bCotChi1.hap2, whole genome shotgun sequence genome, one window contains:
- the PCDH8 gene encoding protocadherin-8 isoform X2, translating to MSPLRLLAAGCLLALSRCKTVRYRTDEEGAPGTVIGTLADEMPVKAPGEMSFRLMRQFSNSSLVRVREEDGQLSIGEAGLDRERLCGQAPQCVLAFDVVSCWRERYRLVHVELEVRDINDNAPHFPRAQMALEVSESAAPGTRLPLEVAVDEDVGSNSIQSFQVSLNSHFGVEAQTRADGARCADLVLLQELDRERQPSYTLELVAKDGGSPARSGTATVHVRVLDANDNSPTFARSSVTVELPEDAPPGSLLLDLDAEDPDEGPNGEVVYAFGSQVPPEARRLFRLDPRSGRLTLEAAVDYERTRTYELDVRAQDRGASPRAATCTVVVRLTDVNDNAPRISISALRGAGSAAGVAYVSEAAATESFVALVSASDRDSGTNGQVRCSLRGHDHFALQRAYEDSYMIVTTAALDRERIPEYNLTVVAEDLGSPPFKTVRQYTVRVSDENDNAPLFAKPLYEVAVPENNPPGAYITTVVARDPDLGHNGKVTYRLLETQVMGAPISTYVSVDPATGAIYALRTFNYEILKQLDLRIQATDGGSPQLSSSTLVKVRMVDQNDNPPIIIQPVLTNGSVEINVSSKTSRDALVAQIKARDADDGANAELTFAFLEEPQQDLFAINPSTGDIVLRGDLSEELGQLFKVILTVTDNGRPPLATTATVSFLVTATAPSSIQEVAKPSSWQGKALQWDIPLIVIIVLAGSCTLLLVAIITIATTCNRRKKGNEIKNNSPLKEQIDISHLEKGRQEDSSQRGNVFEVRTFPSKTSFSGPDPSPAAEEISTAESSSDSACLYEGQKRLRGAGGEGFTAAPSFGKEPAPPVAIWKGHSFNTISGREAEKFSGKDSGKGDSDFNDSDSDISGDALKKDLITHMQNGLWACTAECKILGHSDRCWSPSCGRANPHPSPHPPAPLSTFCKSTSLPRDPLRRDNFYQAQLPKTVGLQSVYEKVLHRDFDRTITLLSPPRPARLPDLQEIGVPLYPAPSTRFLSPQTDATEKS from the exons ATGAGCCCCCTGCGGCTGCTGGCCGCCGGCTGCCTGCTGGCCCTGTCCCGCTGCAAGACGGTGCGCTACCGCACCGACGAGGAAGGAGCGCCGGGAACGGTGATCGGCACTTTGGCCGACGAGATGCCGGTGAAAGCTCCGGGGGAAATGAGCTTCCGACTGATGCGGCAGTTCAGCAACAGCTCGCTGGTGAGGGTGCGGGAGGAGGACGGGCAGCTGAGCATCGGCGAGGCGGGGCTGGACCGCGAGCGGCTGTGCGGGCAGGCACCGCAGTGCGTGCTGGCCTTCGACGTGGTGAGCTGCTGGAGGGAGCGCTACCGCCTGGTGCACGTGGAGCTGGAGGTGCGCGACATCAACGACAACGCGCCTCACTTCCCCCGTGCCCAGATGGCGCTGGAGGTGTCGGAGAGCGCTGCTCCCGGCACTCGCCTCCCACTGGAGGTGGCCGTGGATGAGGACGTGGGTTCCAACTCCATCCAGAGCTTCCAGGTCTCTCTCAACAGCCACTTCGGTGTGGAGGCGCAGACGCGGGCGGATGGGGCACGCTGCGCAGATCTGGtactgctgcaggagctggaccGTGAGCGCCAGCCTTCCTACACCCTGGAGCTGGTGGCCAAGGATGGAGGCAGCCCTGCGCGCTCAGGCACAGCCACTGTGCACGTCCGTGTTCTCGATGCTAACGACAACAGCCCCACTTTTGCCCGGAGCTCTGTGACAGTGGAGCTGCCTGAAGATGCACCGCCTGGCTCCCTGCTGCTTGACCTGGATGCTGAGGACCCCGATGAGGGCCCCAACGGAGAGGTCGTCTATGCCTTTGGCAGTCAGGTGCCCCCTGAGGCACGGCGGCTCTTCCGCCTAGACCCACGTTCTGGCCGCCTGACTCTGGAGGCAGCTGTGGACTATGAGCGTACCCGCACCTATGAGCTGGACGTGCGTGCCCAGGATCGTGGTGCCAGTCCCAGGGCTGCCACCTGCACCGTTGTGGTACGCCTTACTGACGTCAACGACAACGCACCGCGCATCAGTATCAGCGCCCTGCGTGGTGCTGGCAGTGCCGCCGGCGTGGCCTACGTCAGTGAGGCGGCTGCCACTGAGAGCTTCGTGGCCCTCGTCAGCGCTTCCGACCGTGACTCTGGCACCAATGGGCAGGTACGTTGCAGCCTGCGCGGCCATGACCACTTTGCCCTGCAGCGGGCCTACGAGGACAGCTACATGATTGTCACCACGGCGGCGCTGGATCGCGAACGCATCCCTGAGTACAATCTCACTGTGGTGGCTGAGGACCTGGGCTCCCCGCCCTTCAAGACTGTCCGTCAGTACACGGTGCGGGTGAGCGACGAGAATGACAATGCGCCGCTCTTTGCCAAGCCCCTCTATGAGGTGGCTGTGCCAGAGAACAACCCACCAGGTGCCTACATCACCACTGTGGTGGCCCGTGACCCTGATCTTGGCCACAATGGGAAGGTCACATACCGGCTACTGGAGACCCAAGTGATGGGGGCCCCGATCTCTACCTACGTCTCTGTTGACCCTGCCACTGGGGCCATCTATGCCCTCAGAACGTTCAACTATGAGATCCTCAAGCAGCTTGACCTGAGGATCCAGGCCACTGATGGAGGCTCcccacagctctccagcagcacGCTTGTCAAGGTGAGGATGGTGGACCAGAACGACAACCCTCCAATCATCATCCAGCCGGTGCTCACCAATGGGTCAGTGGAAATCAACGTCTCCAGCAAGACCTCCCGTGATGCCTTGGTGGCCCAGATCAAAGCTCGTGATGCAGATGACGGGGCCAACGCTGAGCTTAcctttgctttcctggaagAACCCCAGCAGGACCTTTTTGCCATCAACCCAAGCACTGGAGACATCGTGCTTAGGGGCGACCTCTCTGAAGAACTGGGGCAGCTGTTCAAGGTCATCCTCACTGTGACAGACAACGGGAGACCCCCCCTGGCCACAACTGCCACCGTCAGCTTCCTGGTGACTGCCACTGCTCCTTCCAGCATTCAGGAGGTAGccaagcccagctcctggcaAGGGAAGGCCTTGCAGTGGGACATCCCTCTGATTGTGATCATTGTCCTGGCGGGCAGCTGCACTCTCCTCCTGGTGGCCATCATCACCATTGCCACCACCTGCAACAGACGCAAGAAAGGGAACGAGATCAAAAACAACAGTCCCCTGAAGGAGCAGATCGACATCTCCCACCTGGAGAAGGGTcggcaggaggacagcagcCAGAGGGGAAATGTGTTCGAGGTACGAACCTTCCCCAGCAAAACCTCTTTCAGCGGCCCCGacccttctccagcagctgaggAGATCTCCACCGCGGAGAGCAGCAGCGACAGTGCCTGCCTCTACGAGGGTCAGAAGCGGCTCAGAGGAGCCGGTGGGGAG GGTTTCACCGCCGCTCCGAGCTTCGGCAAAGAGCCCGCCCCCCCCGTGGCCATTTGGAAGGGGCACTCCTTCAATACCATCTCGGGCCGGGAGGCAGAGAAGTTCAGCGGCAAGGACAGCGGCAAAGGCGACAGCGATTTCAATGACAGCGACTCAGACATCAGCGGGGATGCACTGAAGAAGGACCTCATCACACATATGCAGAACG GTCTGTGGGCTTGTACAGCCGAGTGCAAGATCCTGGGCCACTCGGACCGCTGCTGGAGCCCTTCCTGTGGCCGAGCCAACCCACACCCTTCTCCCCACCCTCCGGCGCCTCTCTCCACCTTCTGCAAAAGTACATCCTTGCCCCGGGACCCCCTCCGCAGGGACAACTTTTACCAGGCCCAGCTGCCAAAGACGGTGGGGCTGCAGAGTGTTTATGAGAAGGTGTTGCACAGGGATTTTGACCGGACGATCACGCTGCTGTCCCCTCCGCGTCCCGCACGGCTCCCTGACCTCCAGGAGATTGGGGTGCCCCTCTACCCGGCCCCCTCAACCAGATTCCTGAGCCCCCAGACTGATGCCACTGAGAAATCATAA
- the PCDH8 gene encoding protocadherin-8 isoform X1, with protein MSPLRLLAAGCLLALSRCKTVRYRTDEEGAPGTVIGTLADEMPVKAPGEMSFRLMRQFSNSSLVRVREEDGQLSIGEAGLDRERLCGQAPQCVLAFDVVSCWRERYRLVHVELEVRDINDNAPHFPRAQMALEVSESAAPGTRLPLEVAVDEDVGSNSIQSFQVSLNSHFGVEAQTRADGARCADLVLLQELDRERQPSYTLELVAKDGGSPARSGTATVHVRVLDANDNSPTFARSSVTVELPEDAPPGSLLLDLDAEDPDEGPNGEVVYAFGSQVPPEARRLFRLDPRSGRLTLEAAVDYERTRTYELDVRAQDRGASPRAATCTVVVRLTDVNDNAPRISISALRGAGSAAGVAYVSEAAATESFVALVSASDRDSGTNGQVRCSLRGHDHFALQRAYEDSYMIVTTAALDRERIPEYNLTVVAEDLGSPPFKTVRQYTVRVSDENDNAPLFAKPLYEVAVPENNPPGAYITTVVARDPDLGHNGKVTYRLLETQVMGAPISTYVSVDPATGAIYALRTFNYEILKQLDLRIQATDGGSPQLSSSTLVKVRMVDQNDNPPIIIQPVLTNGSVEINVSSKTSRDALVAQIKARDADDGANAELTFAFLEEPQQDLFAINPSTGDIVLRGDLSEELGQLFKVILTVTDNGRPPLATTATVSFLVTATAPSSIQEVAKPSSWQGKALQWDIPLIVIIVLAGSCTLLLVAIITIATTCNRRKKGNEIKNNSPLKEQIDISHLEKGRQEDSSQRGNVFEVRTFPSKTSFSGPDPSPAAEEISTAESSSDSACLYEGQKRLRGAGGEQGFTAAPSFGKEPAPPVAIWKGHSFNTISGREAEKFSGKDSGKGDSDFNDSDSDISGDALKKDLITHMQNGLWACTAECKILGHSDRCWSPSCGRANPHPSPHPPAPLSTFCKSTSLPRDPLRRDNFYQAQLPKTVGLQSVYEKVLHRDFDRTITLLSPPRPARLPDLQEIGVPLYPAPSTRFLSPQTDATEKS; from the exons ATGAGCCCCCTGCGGCTGCTGGCCGCCGGCTGCCTGCTGGCCCTGTCCCGCTGCAAGACGGTGCGCTACCGCACCGACGAGGAAGGAGCGCCGGGAACGGTGATCGGCACTTTGGCCGACGAGATGCCGGTGAAAGCTCCGGGGGAAATGAGCTTCCGACTGATGCGGCAGTTCAGCAACAGCTCGCTGGTGAGGGTGCGGGAGGAGGACGGGCAGCTGAGCATCGGCGAGGCGGGGCTGGACCGCGAGCGGCTGTGCGGGCAGGCACCGCAGTGCGTGCTGGCCTTCGACGTGGTGAGCTGCTGGAGGGAGCGCTACCGCCTGGTGCACGTGGAGCTGGAGGTGCGCGACATCAACGACAACGCGCCTCACTTCCCCCGTGCCCAGATGGCGCTGGAGGTGTCGGAGAGCGCTGCTCCCGGCACTCGCCTCCCACTGGAGGTGGCCGTGGATGAGGACGTGGGTTCCAACTCCATCCAGAGCTTCCAGGTCTCTCTCAACAGCCACTTCGGTGTGGAGGCGCAGACGCGGGCGGATGGGGCACGCTGCGCAGATCTGGtactgctgcaggagctggaccGTGAGCGCCAGCCTTCCTACACCCTGGAGCTGGTGGCCAAGGATGGAGGCAGCCCTGCGCGCTCAGGCACAGCCACTGTGCACGTCCGTGTTCTCGATGCTAACGACAACAGCCCCACTTTTGCCCGGAGCTCTGTGACAGTGGAGCTGCCTGAAGATGCACCGCCTGGCTCCCTGCTGCTTGACCTGGATGCTGAGGACCCCGATGAGGGCCCCAACGGAGAGGTCGTCTATGCCTTTGGCAGTCAGGTGCCCCCTGAGGCACGGCGGCTCTTCCGCCTAGACCCACGTTCTGGCCGCCTGACTCTGGAGGCAGCTGTGGACTATGAGCGTACCCGCACCTATGAGCTGGACGTGCGTGCCCAGGATCGTGGTGCCAGTCCCAGGGCTGCCACCTGCACCGTTGTGGTACGCCTTACTGACGTCAACGACAACGCACCGCGCATCAGTATCAGCGCCCTGCGTGGTGCTGGCAGTGCCGCCGGCGTGGCCTACGTCAGTGAGGCGGCTGCCACTGAGAGCTTCGTGGCCCTCGTCAGCGCTTCCGACCGTGACTCTGGCACCAATGGGCAGGTACGTTGCAGCCTGCGCGGCCATGACCACTTTGCCCTGCAGCGGGCCTACGAGGACAGCTACATGATTGTCACCACGGCGGCGCTGGATCGCGAACGCATCCCTGAGTACAATCTCACTGTGGTGGCTGAGGACCTGGGCTCCCCGCCCTTCAAGACTGTCCGTCAGTACACGGTGCGGGTGAGCGACGAGAATGACAATGCGCCGCTCTTTGCCAAGCCCCTCTATGAGGTGGCTGTGCCAGAGAACAACCCACCAGGTGCCTACATCACCACTGTGGTGGCCCGTGACCCTGATCTTGGCCACAATGGGAAGGTCACATACCGGCTACTGGAGACCCAAGTGATGGGGGCCCCGATCTCTACCTACGTCTCTGTTGACCCTGCCACTGGGGCCATCTATGCCCTCAGAACGTTCAACTATGAGATCCTCAAGCAGCTTGACCTGAGGATCCAGGCCACTGATGGAGGCTCcccacagctctccagcagcacGCTTGTCAAGGTGAGGATGGTGGACCAGAACGACAACCCTCCAATCATCATCCAGCCGGTGCTCACCAATGGGTCAGTGGAAATCAACGTCTCCAGCAAGACCTCCCGTGATGCCTTGGTGGCCCAGATCAAAGCTCGTGATGCAGATGACGGGGCCAACGCTGAGCTTAcctttgctttcctggaagAACCCCAGCAGGACCTTTTTGCCATCAACCCAAGCACTGGAGACATCGTGCTTAGGGGCGACCTCTCTGAAGAACTGGGGCAGCTGTTCAAGGTCATCCTCACTGTGACAGACAACGGGAGACCCCCCCTGGCCACAACTGCCACCGTCAGCTTCCTGGTGACTGCCACTGCTCCTTCCAGCATTCAGGAGGTAGccaagcccagctcctggcaAGGGAAGGCCTTGCAGTGGGACATCCCTCTGATTGTGATCATTGTCCTGGCGGGCAGCTGCACTCTCCTCCTGGTGGCCATCATCACCATTGCCACCACCTGCAACAGACGCAAGAAAGGGAACGAGATCAAAAACAACAGTCCCCTGAAGGAGCAGATCGACATCTCCCACCTGGAGAAGGGTcggcaggaggacagcagcCAGAGGGGAAATGTGTTCGAGGTACGAACCTTCCCCAGCAAAACCTCTTTCAGCGGCCCCGacccttctccagcagctgaggAGATCTCCACCGCGGAGAGCAGCAGCGACAGTGCCTGCCTCTACGAGGGTCAGAAGCGGCTCAGAGGAGCCGGTGGGGAG CAGGGTTTCACCGCCGCTCCGAGCTTCGGCAAAGAGCCCGCCCCCCCCGTGGCCATTTGGAAGGGGCACTCCTTCAATACCATCTCGGGCCGGGAGGCAGAGAAGTTCAGCGGCAAGGACAGCGGCAAAGGCGACAGCGATTTCAATGACAGCGACTCAGACATCAGCGGGGATGCACTGAAGAAGGACCTCATCACACATATGCAGAACG GTCTGTGGGCTTGTACAGCCGAGTGCAAGATCCTGGGCCACTCGGACCGCTGCTGGAGCCCTTCCTGTGGCCGAGCCAACCCACACCCTTCTCCCCACCCTCCGGCGCCTCTCTCCACCTTCTGCAAAAGTACATCCTTGCCCCGGGACCCCCTCCGCAGGGACAACTTTTACCAGGCCCAGCTGCCAAAGACGGTGGGGCTGCAGAGTGTTTATGAGAAGGTGTTGCACAGGGATTTTGACCGGACGATCACGCTGCTGTCCCCTCCGCGTCCCGCACGGCTCCCTGACCTCCAGGAGATTGGGGTGCCCCTCTACCCGGCCCCCTCAACCAGATTCCTGAGCCCCCAGACTGATGCCACTGAGAAATCATAA